A stretch of the Filimonas lacunae genome encodes the following:
- a CDS encoding lysylphosphatidylglycerol synthase transmembrane domain-containing protein, which yields MKLVRILILLSVGVSLGVFIWATDFTQVSRLLTHTGNDFWLLIITTCLGYICATISWRYCMGDQRNHIPVFRLFLIRHVGETVTLFNPASIIAGEAMKAWMLRNYPVKKSTVHASILVSRAIMIITQVVLFSGALILLLAAGPAPVITAGVVAKVLCWLAGVVLIVCIVFWGIKKARTTTVYLFVAKKTAALRAAMRETMAESKELYRNNRRALLMACFFTFLHWTVGSLEIYFILRILGTHADVVKSLLVDMGVVLFKSAGAFIPGQAGVEEYGNKMMLGMIGIHGTAIWIAASILRRVRQLFWLLVGVIAYVLIRRHGDRAYQL from the coding sequence ATGAAGCTAGTTAGAATACTGATTCTGCTATCGGTAGGTGTTTCCCTGGGGGTATTCATCTGGGCCACCGATTTTACACAGGTGTCCAGGCTGCTGACGCATACCGGCAATGATTTCTGGTTACTGATTATAACCACCTGCCTGGGCTATATATGTGCTACTATCAGCTGGCGGTATTGCATGGGCGACCAGCGAAATCATATTCCGGTTTTCCGGCTATTCCTGATAAGGCATGTAGGAGAAACGGTAACATTGTTTAACCCGGCCAGCATTATTGCCGGTGAAGCTATGAAAGCATGGATGTTGCGTAACTACCCTGTGAAGAAAAGCACGGTGCATGCTTCCATACTGGTGTCAAGGGCCATCATGATTATTACACAGGTAGTGCTGTTTTCCGGGGCGTTGATATTGCTGTTGGCTGCCGGGCCTGCACCTGTTATCACTGCGGGTGTTGTAGCTAAAGTGTTATGCTGGCTGGCAGGTGTTGTGCTTATAGTGTGTATAGTTTTTTGGGGTATTAAAAAAGCACGTACTACAACAGTGTATCTTTTTGTAGCAAAGAAAACGGCAGCCTTGCGTGCGGCCATGCGGGAAACGATGGCAGAAAGTAAAGAGCTATATCGTAATAACAGGCGCGCATTACTGATGGCCTGTTTTTTTACTTTCCTGCATTGGACGGTAGGTTCTCTGGAAATTTATTTTATCCTCCGCATCCTGGGCACACATGCCGATGTCGTTAAGTCTTTATTAGTAGATATGGGAGTAGTGTTGTTTAAATCGGCAGGCGCATTTATTCCGGGGCAGGCGGGTGTAGAAGAATACGGTAATAAGATGATGCTGGGGATGATAGGCATTCATGGAACTGCCATATGGATAGCGGCTTCCATTTTACGAAGGGTACGTCAATTGTTCTGGCTATTAGTAGGGGTAATTGCTTACGTGCTCATAAGAAGACATGGAGATAGGGCTTATCAGTTGTAG
- a CDS encoding efflux RND transporter periplasmic adaptor subunit: protein MDTIIETEVKRTKLKQLLWYTGGLLLLLAVLLWSIHAWVGVTLDSDKVMTAAVEMGDIENTLTASGEVLPAFEETISSSVNATIRQVLLPPGSTVEAGTPVLLLDKATAQTDYEKLTFQLESRHNDMRKLKLELDKSYYDLQSNNEVKHLRIASLEADVENAKRLYKAGGGTRESIEKAELELKVARLEKQQLENDLTNRQQTMQLQLREAAITASIQENELKQLQHKLAQAKVSASRHGVVTWVNRNVGIAIHEGEPVARIADLSSFTIQGSITDTYLPQLYNGQPVIVKVNDSRIRGVITHIQPSVQNNIAGFEVQPDTAGYALLRPNMKVEVYVVTESHKQVLRLANGPAFKGPALQDIFVVKNGVARRRSVEIGLSNFDYVEIKGNVQPGEVVIISDMSRYKNVQNITIHP, encoded by the coding sequence ATGGATACAATTATTGAAACGGAAGTAAAAAGAACCAAACTAAAGCAACTACTGTGGTATACAGGCGGACTGCTGTTATTACTGGCTGTGTTGTTATGGAGCATACATGCCTGGGTGGGAGTGACGTTGGACAGTGACAAGGTGATGACGGCCGCGGTAGAAATGGGTGATATTGAAAACACGCTTACTGCTTCAGGTGAGGTACTGCCTGCTTTTGAAGAAACCATTAGTAGTTCAGTAAACGCCACTATCCGCCAGGTATTGCTACCGCCAGGAAGTACGGTAGAAGCCGGTACGCCAGTGCTATTGCTGGATAAAGCCACTGCACAAACGGATTATGAGAAATTGACATTTCAGCTGGAATCTAGGCATAACGATATGCGAAAACTAAAGCTGGAGTTAGATAAAAGCTATTACGATCTGCAATCGAACAATGAGGTAAAACACTTGCGCATAGCCAGCCTGGAAGCCGATGTAGAAAACGCAAAGCGTTTATACAAGGCAGGTGGCGGTACCCGGGAAAGCATAGAGAAAGCAGAGCTGGAATTAAAGGTGGCGCGCCTGGAAAAACAGCAACTGGAAAACGACCTGACGAACCGGCAACAGACCATGCAGCTGCAACTGCGCGAAGCGGCCATTACTGCCAGCATTCAGGAAAACGAGTTGAAGCAATTACAGCATAAGTTAGCACAGGCCAAAGTTTCTGCCAGCCGTCACGGTGTGGTTACCTGGGTGAACAGGAATGTAGGTATTGCCATTCATGAAGGCGAGCCTGTGGCACGTATTGCCGATTTAAGCAGCTTTACTATACAGGGAAGCATTACTGATACTTACCTGCCACAATTGTACAATGGACAACCGGTTATTGTGAAAGTGAACGATAGTCGTATACGTGGTGTGATTACTCATATTCAACCCTCTGTGCAAAACAATATTGCAGGTTTTGAAGTGCAGCCTGATACTGCGGGTTATGCTTTGTTAAGGCCCAACATGAAAGTAGAAGTGTATGTGGTTACCGAAAGCCATAAACAGGTGTTGCGGTTGGCTAATGGACCAGCGTTTAAAGGGCCTGCTTTACAGGACATTTTTGTGGTAAAGAACGGGGTGGCGCGGCGAAGAAGTGTGGAAATAGGGCTGAGCAATTTTGATTACGTAGAAATCAAAGGCAATGTGCAGCCGGGTGAAGTGGTGATTATATCGGATATGAGCCGGTATAAAAATGTACAAAATATCACTATTCACCCTTAA
- a CDS encoding ABC transporter permease gives MLQHLITLTWNKKRKHALLVTEMLICFLVLFAVFTLLTGLYRNYRKPLGMEPDNLWSVYLPVHYPAPPADTLQTQQQLIRNSLLAVPGVQMVSFSSWNLPFYDIAVQNAVTYNGRKITAVNWYIADEHFGPVLGITMAEGRYYAPQDKTAAIKPLVITQALSKALFGDSAAVGKRVNAWGNCQIIGVTNDVKFQGDYRKPGYAVLQNADTSELSQLARLVVKVAPGSGYALEGKVYKILANDLKLDGIVIERMPELRKVINSNSFIPAVITCIVSVFLVGNVLLGLLGVLWYTISQRKGELALRRAVGATAKNIAAQLVTESLLLVSLALVPGVIIAVQFPLLHVFDVESVVYYMGLLLATAMLVVLVLLCALYPGRQAAAILPAVALHEE, from the coding sequence ATGTTACAACATTTGATAACACTTACCTGGAATAAGAAGAGAAAGCACGCATTACTGGTAACGGAAATGCTGATTTGTTTCCTGGTGCTGTTTGCTGTTTTTACTTTATTAACCGGATTATATCGTAATTATCGCAAGCCATTAGGTATGGAGCCTGACAACCTGTGGTCTGTTTACCTGCCTGTACATTACCCTGCACCTCCGGCAGACACATTGCAAACACAGCAACAACTTATCCGTAACAGTCTGCTGGCTGTACCCGGTGTACAAATGGTAAGTTTTAGTTCATGGAATTTACCTTTTTATGATATAGCCGTGCAGAATGCGGTCACATATAATGGTCGTAAAATCACCGCTGTAAACTGGTATATAGCAGATGAACACTTTGGCCCTGTTCTGGGTATTACTATGGCAGAGGGTCGTTATTATGCGCCACAGGACAAAACTGCTGCTATAAAGCCCCTGGTTATTACCCAGGCATTAAGCAAGGCTTTGTTTGGCGATTCTGCTGCTGTAGGTAAACGTGTAAACGCCTGGGGTAATTGCCAGATTATAGGAGTTACCAATGATGTGAAATTCCAGGGAGATTATCGCAAACCCGGGTATGCGGTGTTGCAGAATGCAGATACCAGTGAGCTGAGTCAGTTAGCCAGATTGGTAGTAAAAGTAGCCCCCGGATCGGGATATGCCCTGGAAGGAAAAGTGTATAAAATCCTGGCCAATGACTTAAAGCTGGATGGTATTGTTATAGAAAGGATGCCTGAATTGCGCAAGGTGATCAACAGCAACTCTTTTATTCCTGCTGTAATTACCTGTATTGTAAGTGTATTCCTGGTAGGAAATGTGTTACTGGGTTTATTGGGAGTGCTCTGGTATACTATTAGCCAGCGAAAAGGTGAACTGGCTTTGCGCAGGGCAGTGGGGGCTACCGCAAAAAACATTGCCGCTCAACTGGTTACCGAATCATTATTACTGGTTTCACTGGCATTGGTGCCCGGCGTTATTATAGCTGTTCAGTTCCCGCTTTTGCATGTGTTTGATGTAGAAAGCGTAGTGTATTATATGGGCCTGTTACTGGCTACAGCAATGCTGGTAGTGCTGGTGCTGTTATGTGCCTTGTATCCGGGCAGGCAGGCGGCGGCCATTCTGCCTGCTGTGGCATTACATGAAGAATAA
- a CDS encoding type III restriction-modification system endonuclease, with the protein MELILKNDLPHQVKAYTSIANAFSLDVILKNSLYYQNPALLLDKHALMTYVAQVQKENGIPAEYKAHNEIGNYFNLDVKMETGTGKTYVYTATMFELHKRYGINKFIVAVPTLAIKAGARQFMEDGYTRRHFKDQCGYGTELDVLVLEANKKKKGKNAFPGVVREFVAGSSQNTNKIYVLLVNMSLLGGTSKLLTDTYDYAVEGFYKPTEGIKATRPFVIIDEPHRFSKTQKAYEFIEKSICPQVIIRLGATFPEIEAGKGKNKVRRKDYHNLLYDLNSFQAFNQNLIKGIAKEHFEPINQRLDKVKVMSVTSKTSVRLNLIQRDAATRPFDLKKGDSLGIIAPELEGIVIDAITNNTIELSNGQAKATGEEFSTDIYSSSYQESMIRLALERHFETERINFSRNNKIKTLALFFIDDIFSYRVSEGQEKQPYLKETFERLLTEKIDALIPTLAEQEQDYKAYLLASKADLNATHAGYFAQDNSSSDEAIAQEIQEILYEKKKLLAIQEEEGQFNTRRFLFSKWTLKEGWDNPNIFTIAKLRSSGSENSKIQEVGRGLRLPVDEFGNRISNEAFKLNYIIDFTEADFADKLVAEINADLSEGFVINEEKILEVAAKRKMEVDTLFIDLLTKKYIDHNKNIQTENTGKFFEDYPEFAIGLQAGKIEDRNKRKERKIRIRPAVYYELKTLWEAINTKYMLHYEKVEQESFLLNGLLDIVAKGVLADTYITSRRAELHTAGTRATTQEDSGVQFAINKPLPYSEFLKRISRQTNLPIQLLHQVWVEYGKMNTIPAEQINEQSAANFVKLFYDWKVENLPGKFSYSKMNLPVRATALTYSDGTPKMEITQGLIGTKFIEGSPSRNYLYDVYAFDSPLEKENLLAGGIEEVVVYGKIPKGSIAIPTITGQSYSPDFMYVIKKNNGEKVLHVVIETKDVENQTTLRGIEQAKIDCAREFFQQLTIDGYTVVFNTQLHNKTIREIIDEV; encoded by the coding sequence ATGGAGCTGATATTAAAAAATGATTTACCGCACCAGGTAAAAGCATATACGTCTATAGCCAACGCATTCAGCCTGGATGTGATATTGAAGAATAGCCTGTATTACCAGAATCCGGCCTTGTTGTTAGACAAGCATGCCCTGATGACCTATGTGGCACAGGTGCAGAAAGAGAATGGCATACCAGCTGAATATAAAGCGCACAACGAGATTGGTAATTACTTCAACCTGGATGTGAAGATGGAAACCGGTACAGGTAAAACTTATGTGTACACGGCTACCATGTTTGAGTTACACAAGCGTTATGGCATCAATAAATTTATAGTAGCTGTTCCTACGCTGGCTATTAAGGCAGGAGCCCGGCAGTTTATGGAAGATGGTTACACCAGGCGTCATTTCAAAGACCAGTGTGGTTATGGAACAGAGTTAGACGTATTAGTGCTGGAAGCTAACAAAAAGAAAAAAGGAAAGAATGCTTTTCCGGGTGTTGTAAGAGAGTTTGTTGCGGGTAGTAGCCAGAACACCAATAAAATTTATGTATTGCTGGTGAATATGAGCTTATTGGGCGGCACCTCTAAATTACTCACTGATACTTATGACTATGCAGTAGAAGGTTTTTATAAACCGACAGAAGGTATAAAAGCCACCAGGCCTTTTGTTATTATTGATGAACCACATCGTTTCAGCAAAACACAAAAAGCCTATGAGTTTATTGAAAAAAGCATTTGTCCGCAAGTTATTATTCGTTTAGGGGCTACGTTCCCTGAAATAGAAGCCGGTAAAGGAAAGAATAAAGTCAGGCGGAAGGATTATCATAACCTGTTGTATGATTTAAATTCCTTTCAGGCCTTCAATCAAAACCTGATAAAAGGTATTGCCAAAGAACACTTTGAGCCGATAAATCAAAGGCTGGATAAGGTGAAAGTAATGAGCGTGACTTCTAAAACGTCTGTTAGATTAAACCTTATTCAAAGAGATGCTGCTACCAGGCCGTTTGATTTAAAGAAGGGAGATAGTCTGGGGATAATAGCTCCCGAACTGGAAGGCATCGTAATAGATGCTATTACCAACAATACTATTGAATTGTCGAACGGCCAGGCAAAGGCTACAGGCGAGGAGTTTAGTACAGATATTTATTCCAGCTCGTACCAGGAAAGCATGATTCGCCTGGCACTGGAGCGCCATTTTGAAACAGAGCGTATCAACTTCAGCAGAAACAATAAAATAAAAACACTTGCCCTGTTTTTTATTGATGATATATTCTCGTACCGGGTAAGTGAAGGGCAGGAAAAGCAACCTTATCTGAAAGAAACTTTCGAAAGGTTATTGACGGAGAAAATTGATGCATTAATTCCTACGCTTGCTGAACAGGAGCAGGACTATAAAGCATACTTGTTGGCTTCTAAGGCGGATTTGAATGCTACCCATGCCGGCTATTTTGCGCAAGACAATAGTAGCTCGGACGAAGCTATTGCGCAGGAGATACAAGAAATCTTATACGAGAAAAAGAAACTGCTCGCCATTCAAGAGGAAGAGGGACAATTCAATACCCGCAGGTTTTTGTTTTCTAAATGGACATTAAAGGAAGGATGGGATAACCCTAATATTTTCACTATTGCCAAGCTGAGAAGCAGTGGCAGTGAAAACAGTAAGATCCAGGAAGTGGGACGTGGTTTGCGCTTGCCGGTAGATGAGTTTGGTAATCGTATATCCAATGAAGCGTTTAAGCTCAACTATATTATAGATTTTACTGAAGCTGATTTTGCGGATAAGCTGGTGGCAGAAATTAATGCTGACCTGTCAGAAGGCTTTGTAATAAATGAAGAGAAAATTCTGGAAGTGGCTGCTAAACGAAAAATGGAGGTGGATACGCTTTTTATAGATCTACTCACTAAAAAATATATCGATCACAATAAGAATATTCAAACTGAAAATACCGGGAAATTCTTTGAGGACTATCCGGAATTCGCGATAGGCCTGCAAGCAGGAAAGATAGAAGACAGGAATAAAAGAAAGGAACGGAAAATAAGGATTCGTCCGGCTGTTTATTATGAACTAAAAACATTGTGGGAAGCTATCAATACTAAATACATGCTGCACTACGAAAAAGTAGAGCAGGAGAGCTTTCTTTTGAATGGTTTATTAGATATAGTGGCAAAAGGCGTTTTGGCGGATACTTATATCACCAGCAGGCGCGCTGAATTACATACAGCAGGAACAAGGGCTACCACGCAGGAAGATTCAGGCGTGCAGTTTGCCATCAACAAGCCATTGCCCTATAGTGAATTTTTAAAGCGCATCAGCCGCCAAACCAACTTGCCTATACAGTTATTGCATCAGGTATGGGTGGAATACGGGAAAATGAATACTATCCCGGCGGAACAAATCAACGAGCAGAGCGCTGCGAATTTTGTAAAGCTTTTTTATGACTGGAAAGTGGAGAATCTACCAGGGAAATTTAGCTATTCTAAAATGAATCTTCCGGTAAGGGCTACTGCTTTAACCTACTCGGATGGCACGCCCAAAATGGAAATAACACAGGGCCTTATCGGCACTAAGTTTATCGAAGGCAGTCCGTCACGCAATTACCTTTATGATGTATATGCTTTTGATTCGCCGCTTGAGAAAGAAAACTTATTGGCGGGAGGTATTGAGGAAGTAGTTGTATATGGTAAAATACCCAAAGGCAGCATTGCCATTCCCACTATCACAGGCCAGTCGTACAGTCCGGACTTTATGTATGTGATTAAAAAGAACAATGGTGAAAAGGTGCTACATGTAGTTATTGAAACAAAAGACGTAGAAAACCAAACTACGTTAAGGGGAATAGAACAAGCCAAAATCGATTGTGCCAGGGAATTCTTTCAGCAATTAACAATAGATGGCTATACAGTAGTGTTTAACACACAGCTGCATAATAAAACCATCAGGGAAATTATAGATGAAGTGTAA
- a CDS encoding TolC family protein: MKRSKHMVWLLLLLTGYVAAQQPADTLRLSLQQVVQLAKTQSIAARQAATIRKTRYWQYRTYRSNYQPQLSLNGILPGYNKTYTEVQQPDGSVLFQPVHNNNSSVNLSFSQSIAATGGNIFGTTQLQRFDDFESEVTLYNSVPFGIGYTQPLWQFNPLKWDKKIEPLKYRESIQGYIESMEQIAIVASGYFFDLLLAQVNLQIAETNLTNTKMIQEIAREKLALGKVSKNEMLQLELEQLKSQKAVGSARRDCEIAALNLRSYTGLSQADPVVLMLPETVINMEAKADKVLAEAYANRSDAIAFTRRIAEARRDVAKAKGDNGLNAALTAQLGYSKSAPTLGKVYRQPQDQQEVSITFSIPLLDWGRSTSRLKTAQANMEFTSYEVEQAKQVFVQEIYTQVTLFTMMQEQLQLTMEADGIATEKYQIAKDRYVLGNVSITDLSIAFQEKDQAKRDYIFALRNFWGAYYQLRYLSLYDFEKHEKIHYQ; this comes from the coding sequence ATGAAACGGAGCAAGCATATGGTGTGGCTATTGTTGTTGTTAACCGGCTATGTAGCTGCACAGCAACCGGCAGATACCCTGCGGCTGAGTTTACAGCAGGTAGTGCAACTGGCGAAAACGCAATCTATTGCAGCCCGGCAGGCGGCTACTATACGCAAAACCCGGTATTGGCAATACCGCACTTACCGTAGCAATTATCAACCCCAGTTATCTTTGAATGGAATATTGCCCGGATATAATAAAACCTATACTGAGGTACAGCAGCCAGACGGGTCGGTGCTGTTTCAGCCGGTGCACAACAATAATTCTTCTGTAAACCTCTCTTTCAGCCAAAGCATTGCTGCTACCGGGGGCAATATTTTTGGCACTACGCAGCTGCAGCGGTTCGATGATTTTGAAAGTGAGGTAACCTTATACAATAGCGTACCGTTTGGTATAGGCTATACACAGCCCTTATGGCAATTCAACCCGCTGAAATGGGATAAAAAAATAGAGCCATTAAAATACAGGGAAAGCATACAGGGGTATATTGAATCGATGGAGCAGATTGCTATTGTGGCAAGTGGTTATTTCTTTGACCTGCTGCTGGCTCAGGTGAATCTGCAGATAGCAGAAACGAATTTAACCAACACGAAGATGATACAGGAGATAGCCAGGGAGAAGCTGGCGTTGGGGAAAGTTTCTAAGAACGAAATGCTGCAACTGGAATTAGAACAATTGAAGTCGCAAAAGGCAGTGGGAAGTGCACGGCGTGATTGTGAAATAGCGGCATTGAACCTGCGCAGTTATACCGGGTTGTCGCAAGCCGATCCTGTGGTGCTGATGCTACCGGAAACGGTTATTAATATGGAAGCAAAGGCCGATAAGGTGCTGGCAGAAGCTTACGCCAATCGTAGCGATGCTATTGCTTTTACCCGACGTATTGCCGAAGCCCGCAGGGATGTGGCTAAAGCCAAAGGCGATAATGGGCTCAATGCTGCCTTAACTGCACAGCTGGGATATTCGAAAAGTGCGCCTACCCTGGGTAAGGTATACCGGCAGCCGCAGGATCAACAGGAGGTGAGTATTACATTCTCCATTCCCCTGTTAGACTGGGGACGCAGCACTTCCCGGTTGAAAACGGCACAGGCCAACATGGAGTTTACCTCCTACGAAGTAGAGCAGGCAAAACAGGTGTTTGTGCAGGAAATATACACACAGGTAACCTTGTTTACCATGATGCAGGAACAGCTGCAATTAACAATGGAAGCAGATGGTATTGCCACCGAAAAATACCAGATAGCCAAAGACCGGTATGTGTTGGGGAATGTAAGTATTACCGATTTAAGTATTGCTTTCCAGGAGAAAGACCAGGCCAAACGCGATTACATTTTTGCCTTGCGTAATTTCTGGGGTGCTTATTACCAGTTGCGATATCTTTCCTTATACGACTTTGAAAAGCATGAAAAAATTCACTATCAATAA
- a CDS encoding glycosyltransferase, producing the protein MKRMKVAFFAEVLEKDIDGACRTMFQLIDRIDSSLFEFLFVCSTGPATIQGFECVHVPAVTLPVNTSYKMALPGLAQQHLCDRLQAFQPEVIHIATPSLLGNFAMKYALKQHIPVLSIYHTYFISYIDYYLKHIPFLIHSVKQTVTEGQRVFYNQCSLIYVPSETMQTELLNMGVQQCKMKLWQRDIDSTLFSPEKNVLAGMEEQDAQQNWRELANTYFNDLLFLARSQPKVNTSKPLYYEAS; encoded by the coding sequence ATGAAACGAATGAAAGTAGCCTTCTTTGCAGAGGTGCTGGAAAAAGATATTGATGGCGCTTGCCGCACCATGTTTCAGTTGATTGATAGAATTGATTCCTCCCTGTTTGAATTCCTGTTTGTTTGCAGCACAGGTCCTGCTACCATACAGGGTTTTGAATGTGTACATGTACCTGCGGTTACACTTCCGGTAAATACTTCTTATAAGATGGCCTTGCCAGGGCTGGCGCAACAGCATTTATGTGACAGGCTACAGGCTTTTCAGCCAGAGGTTATTCATATAGCCACGCCTTCCTTACTGGGCAATTTTGCCATGAAGTATGCGCTGAAACAACACATTCCTGTGTTGTCTATTTACCATACATATTTTATATCCTACATCGATTACTATTTAAAGCATATCCCGTTTTTAATTCATAGTGTAAAGCAGACTGTAACAGAGGGGCAGCGGGTATTTTATAATCAATGCAGTCTTATATACGTGCCTTCAGAAACGATGCAAACGGAACTTTTAAACATGGGCGTGCAGCAATGTAAGATGAAGTTGTGGCAAAGAGATATTGACAGTACGCTTTTTTCGCCAGAGAAAAACGTACTGGCCGGGATGGAAGAGCAGGATGCACAACAAAACTGGCGGGAGCTGGCCAATACCTATTTTAACGATCTTCTTTTTCTTGCCCGCAGTCAACCTAAGGTCAACACCAGTAAGCCTTTGTACTATGAAGCTAGTTAG
- a CDS encoding ABC transporter ATP-binding protein, which yields MIRLTNVEKVYRTDTVETLALSNINLEIGRGEFVSVMGPSGCGKSTLLNLMGLLDAPTKGEMVIDNTPLQNWSDKKLAQFRNQKLGFIFQSYHLINDLKVLDNVELPLLYRGTSARERKQLSAEALGKVGLSNRMKHFPSQLSGGQKQRVAIARAIVGKPDIILADEPTGNLDSAMGNEIMDILLQLNVKEGTTIIMVTHDEHMANKTHRLLRLFDGAQVQ from the coding sequence ATGATACGATTAACCAATGTAGAAAAGGTATACCGTACCGATACGGTGGAAACACTGGCCCTTAGCAATATTAACCTGGAAATTGGAAGAGGTGAATTTGTATCTGTAATGGGCCCCAGCGGCTGTGGTAAAAGCACCTTGCTGAATCTTATGGGTTTGCTGGATGCGCCCACCAAAGGGGAAATGGTGATAGATAACACCCCATTACAAAACTGGAGCGACAAAAAACTGGCGCAGTTTCGTAACCAGAAGCTGGGGTTTATTTTCCAGAGTTATCACCTGATCAATGACCTGAAAGTACTGGATAATGTAGAGTTGCCCTTATTGTACCGGGGCACTTCGGCGCGTGAAAGAAAACAGTTGTCGGCAGAAGCATTGGGAAAGGTGGGACTTAGCAATCGTATGAAACATTTTCCTTCTCAATTGTCAGGTGGACAAAAGCAGCGAGTGGCCATTGCCCGGGCTATTGTGGGCAAGCCGGATATTATACTGGCTGATGAGCCTACAGGTAACCTGGATAGCGCTATGGGAAACGAAATTATGGACATTCTGCTGCAGTTGAATGTAAAAGAGGGTACCACTATTATTATGGTTACACACGATGAGCATATGGCGAATAAAACACATCGTTTGTTGCGCTTGTTTGATGGTGCCCAGGTGCAATAA
- a CDS encoding ABC transporter permease: MLINYLKIAIAVFRRRKFFSFISLFGICFTLAMILVLAAVLDTVLLKNYPDAKRSRCLYIKGIYEKGATSFNGGSLSRYFIDHYLYSLKQPEKIAVVSMQSATYSYFNDRKVSFESRSVNAAYWDIMDFTFLEGKCFTATQERLGERVAVIGESLRKDYFGNTTAVGKYIEMNRQRYRVVGVVKQAPGFGYYFSGNFFIPLSLDYVTQSTSFYGNYYAILMATSATAVTAMQNEFDAMAKRIPPSNRPYASVVVCKAQSYSDSLIETVNDIDGFWLLWGSVGIFVLLIMALPAINMVNINITRIMERSSEIGVRKAFGASRVTLAGQFLVENLLLTLLGGLAGIVVAWLVLLYINQTNVFEYTALTIDFTVLLTAFFTCLVFGFISGVYPAWRMSRMQVAKALKG; encoded by the coding sequence ATGCTTATTAACTATTTGAAAATAGCCATAGCCGTATTCAGGCGCAGAAAATTTTTCTCCTTTATCAGCTTGTTTGGTATTTGTTTTACACTGGCTATGATACTGGTGCTGGCTGCTGTACTGGATACCGTATTGCTGAAAAATTACCCTGATGCTAAAAGAAGCCGTTGTTTATATATCAAGGGTATTTACGAAAAAGGGGCTACCAGTTTTAATGGCGGAAGCCTTTCCCGGTATTTTATCGATCATTATCTGTATTCACTAAAGCAGCCGGAAAAGATAGCGGTGGTGAGCATGCAGTCGGCTACGTATAGTTATTTCAATGACCGTAAAGTAAGCTTTGAATCGAGGTCGGTAAATGCGGCTTACTGGGATATTATGGACTTTACCTTTCTGGAGGGTAAATGTTTTACGGCAACGCAGGAGCGTTTGGGTGAAAGGGTGGCGGTGATAGGGGAGTCGCTCCGGAAAGATTATTTTGGCAATACTACCGCTGTAGGAAAGTATATTGAAATGAACAGGCAGCGCTACCGTGTAGTAGGTGTAGTAAAACAGGCGCCTGGTTTTGGTTATTACTTCTCAGGAAATTTTTTTATACCTCTTAGCCTGGATTATGTTACACAGTCCACTTCTTTTTATGGGAATTATTATGCCATCCTGATGGCAACGTCTGCCACAGCCGTAACAGCGATGCAAAATGAGTTTGATGCTATGGCAAAGCGTATTCCTCCCTCCAACCGCCCCTATGCGTCAGTAGTGGTTTGTAAAGCACAGAGCTATAGCGATTCGCTGATAGAAACCGTGAATGATATTGATGGTTTCTGGCTGCTATGGGGTTCGGTGGGCATATTTGTGTTACTGATTATGGCGCTGCCTGCTATTAATATGGTGAACATAAATATTACCCGTATTATGGAAAGGAGTTCGGAAATAGGCGTTCGTAAAGCTTTTGGTGCTTCACGTGTTACATTGGCCGGACAGTTCCTGGTAGAGAACCTGCTGCTTACCCTGTTGGGCGGCCTGGCGGGTATAGTGGTAGCCTGGCTGGTGCTCCTGTATATTAACCAAACGAATGTTTTTGAATATACTGCACTCACTATCGATTTTACTGTATTGCTTACAGCGTTTTTTACCTGCCTGGTATTTGGTTTTATCTCGGGCGTATACCCGGCATGGCGTATGTCGCGTATGCAGGTGGCAAAAGCTTTAAAAGGATAA